Sequence from the Burkholderiaceae bacterium DAT-1 genome:
CGTTTCGTTTGCTGCGTCGCATTCAGCGAGAGGCCGAACTATACGTGGCTTTTAAAAGTGCGTCAACACCTTGAGTGAAGATTTTGCGAACTAATTACATAAGTCGTTGTTTTAAATGAAATCAAACTTTTCATTTTATTCGCAAGAAAACACGCCTTGCAAAGCATGCACACCACCCTAATCTAGTGAATAAGTCGTTTACGCCACTTAAAGGTGGCCTTGAAGGGTAAAATCATGCCGCACGTACTGATGTATTCCACCGCCGTCTGCCCTTATTGCATTCGTGCCGAACAATTGCTCGCCCGCAAGGGGATTACCGACATTGAAAAGATTCGCGTAGATTTGATGCCCGATCGCCGCGAAGAGATGATGACCCGTACCGGGCGTCGTACGGTTCCGCAGATATATATAGGCGAAACACATGTGGGTGGTTTTGATGATCTGGCTGCGCTTGATCATGCAGGCAAGCTGGATGCACTACTGTCACAGTCGTGATACATCAGACAATCAATGAAGGTGCTTGGCGCTGCGCGGGCGAATCTGCGATGATCTCGCCTGACGTGCGCTATGCATGCTGTCTTTCAATTTAGTTTCAAGTTTGCACAATATAGTCAGGAGTCGCCATGAGCGATCAACAAGTACAACAACCGATCTTCCAGATTGAAAAGATCTACGTGAAGGATATGTCGCTGGAAGTGCCGAATGCCCCTTCGGTCTACCTCGAAGCTACGCAGCCCGAAGTGGAAATGCAGATCCATACAGAAGCCCAGCCGCTGGACGAAGGTTTCTTTGAATCGACCGTTACCGTGACCGTGACCGCCAAGGCGGGTGACAAGACTCACTTTCTGGTTGAAGTGGCTCAAGCCGGTATTTTCCAGTTGCGCAATATTCCGAACCAGGATCTGGAACCGCTGCTGGCTGTATCCTGCCCGAACATTCTGTTCCCGTATGTGCGCGAGACCGTCTCCGACGTGGTGAGCCGTGCTGGCTTCCCGCCGATTCTGCTGGCTCCGATCAATTTCGAAGCATTGTACGTTCAACGCCAGGCACAACAAGCTGATGCTCAAGAAGCTCCCGCTACCATTCAGTAAGGTGCTGTTCGCCACACTCCTGTGTGGCGCAGCACTTCAGGCAGCCGCACTTGAGTTCCGCAGTATTGCGGAACACGGTGCGGTTTTTTATGACGCTCCGGGCGGCAAAGGTAAACCGCTGTTTGCAGTCAGCCGAGGCTATCCGGTTGAGGTGCTGGTCGGTCAAAAGGACTGGAGTCGCGTACGCGATCAGGCCGGTGCGCTGGCATGGGTTGCGACCAAGCAACTCTCTGCGCAACGCAATATTGTCGTGGTGAGGGATAAGGCTGAAGTGCATGCGACCGCTGACAGCAACTCTGCCATTGTGACCCGCGCGGAGAAAAGCGTGATTCTGGAATTGCTGGAGCAAGGCAAAACGGGCTGGATCAAGGTTCGCCATCGCGACGGTGCCGTGGGCTTTGTGAAAGTGGACGAGGTATGGGGCGTATGAAGATTGCGGTGTTAGGTGCTGGTGCATGGGGCACCGCGCTAGCCATCCATTTTGCGCGCTTTCATGCTGTCTCACTGTGGTCACGTGATGCGCAGCAGGCTTCCTCCCTACAGTCAGACCGTGAAAATACGCGCTATCTGAAGGGTGCCACCTTTCCTGACTCATTGACCGTCACCTCAGACCTGATCGCCGCAACATCAGCAAGTGATCTGATCCTGGTGGTGACGCCGATGTCCGGATTGCGCCCGTCCTTGACGTCCTTGGTCGCACTCAATGTGACAACACCGGTACTCTGGGCGTGTAAGGGGCTGGAAGCCAGTACGATGTTATTAGGGCACCAGATTGCAGATGCAATCCTGCCAGCCTCGCAAGCACGCGGGGTGTTGACTGGCCCCAGCTTCGCCCAGGAAGTGGCCGCTGGTTTGCCTGCTGCACTGACACTGGCCTCCGAAGATGGTGAGTTCGCCGCCGATATGGCTGCCAAGTTGCATTCCAATAAGGTGCGGATTTATTCGTCGACTGACATCGTCGGCGCTGAAATTGGCGGTGCAGTAAAGAATGTCATGGCGATTGCTGCAGGTGTAAGTGACGGACTAAAGCTGGGTCACAATGCACGCGCCGCAATGGTCACACGTGGGCTGGCCGAAATTATCCGCTTCGGTACTGCACTGGGTGCGCAGGCATCTACCTTTACTGGATTGTCCGGCTTGGGCGATCTGCTACTGACGTGTACAGGCGATCTGTCACGCAACCGACGCCTGGGTCTGATGCTGGCAGAAGGTAAATCTCTGGAGCAGATTCTCGAAGCACTGGGTCATGTCGCCGAAGGCGTGCCCACCGCACGGGAAGTCTTGCGCCAGGCCGCTCAGCTTGGGGTAGATATGCCGATCACCGCAGCCGTATGTGCCATGCTGTTTGACAGTGTATCCGCCAAGGATGCAGTGGACGGCTTGATGGCACGTATGCAGCGTGACGAAGGTCGCTGATCCGGAATGGCCGACTGTTAAGCTTGCTCAGTCGGCCACTTTTCTAAATCTCTTGTCTCACCCTAATGCCTGGCCCAAAACGCCAGCTGTGCCTCGATGAAGGCGGCTTCATGCGAGATAAAGGGTGCATGCCCTGCCCCTTCGTGCATCACCATTTCCGCACCTGTATTTGCTTGTAGCCAGTGACCCGCTTCCGGTGGCGTCATGCGATCACGATCGCCATATTGCAATAGCATGGGACAGGACAAAGATGGTATCTGGGAACGCAAATCTGCATCGCGCAGAATGTCGAGTCCGGCCATCAGTGCTGCTCGCTGTGGAATTGGACGTGTCGCGAGATGGGCTTGCAGGGTGCGCAACACGCCCCTCCCTTCTTTGCTTCCCATGACCTGCAGACCAAGAAACATATCCAGTGTGGCTGCATAGTCCGAAGCGAGGCTACTGGCAAACTGGCTCAGCGTGGATTCGGGGGTAGCGCATTGCCAGTCAGCCCGCTGCATAAATGCCGGGGATGAGGCGCACAGCGTCAGCGAACGCACCTTCTCGGGTTGATGCTGCGCCCAGGTTACACCGACTGCGCCACCGAGTGACCAGCCAAGCACGTGAACAGGTAAGGGAAAGTGACGATCGAGGGCACCCGCCAGACCCGGCAGCGTGTACGGCTCGATCATTTCACTATGTCCACACCCCGGCAGATCGACAATGTGTACGCAGTATGCTGCGGCAAGCGCATCGGCAATACGCTCCCATACGGCGCCATGAATGCCCCAGCCATGAATCAGCACGACATCATCGCCGCGGCCTCGGGTATCAATATACAGACTCACACAATGTCCTTAAGGGTGCCGATGAGTTGATCAATATCGTCGCGACTGTGCGCAGCTGACAAGGTAATGCGCAGACGTGGTGTCGCGACAGTTGGCGGGCGGATGGCACTGACCCAGAGGCCTCGCTCCCATAACAACTTTGATGCAGCCAATGCCTGTTCGCTGGATGGCATCAGTACAGGCTGAATGGCCGTATGGGAGGACATGAGATCGAGCTGCAGCCCCGCCATTTGCGCACGAAAATAGCCAATATTGTCGTGCAGTGACTGAATGCGCGCAGGCGATTGCCGGATCAGTCGAAGCGCAGCAATACCCGCTGCAGCATTGGCGGGCGGAACGGCAGTGGTATAAATGGCGGTGTGAGCGTGATTGATGAGCCAATCGATCAAGACTGTCTCACCCGCGACAAACGCACCACTACATCCAGCAGCCTTACCCAGCGTTGCCATATAGATGAGCTGCGGAGACTGAATTTTCGCCTCCGCGAGACTGCCTCGCCCGCCACCCAGCACACCGAAGCCATGTGCATCATCGACATACAGCCAGGCCTGGTAACGCTCGGCCAGCATCAGCAAGTCAGCCAGCGGCGCGCAATCACCATCCATGCTGTAAACCGCATCGACCACGATGAGTTTGCGACGCGCCGGCGCATCACGCAGCAGACGTTCAAGATCGCCAAGATCGTTGTGCCGGAAACGCTTGAAGTCGGCACGACTGAGAATGCAGGCATCGTTCAGCGACGCATGATTCAGTCGATCGGCAAATACTGCATCACCGCGCCCAACCAGTGCAGCGATGACGCCGAGATTGGCCATATAGCCGGTCGCAAAGGTCAGCGCAGCAGGCATCCCGACACAGTCGGCTAAATCCTGTTCCAGTTGTGCATGCAACTGATGATGTCCGCACACTAAGTGCGAAGCACCGGAGCCACTCCCTGCTTCATTGAGCGCTGCAACTTGCGCTGCGATCAGATCGGGATGATTGGCCAGCCCGAGATAGTCATTGCTGCAGAAGTTCAGACGGGATTGCCCGTCCACTTCCACATGAACATGTTGCGGGGAAGACAGGATTTTACGCTGACGATAGGTGTGATTGATTTGCCGCTGGTGCAAATCTTCAGCAAGTGCATCAAGCAGAGGGTGCGGGGTTTCCATGGGTGGGATTGTATGCGGCTTGCGCACAGTCTGCTATTGTTCGCATCCATTCCCTCTTTGAATCAAGAAGCCTTTGCAATGCTGATTACTGCAACCCGTATCCCGGATGTGCTCGTCCTTGACCCCAAGGTGTTTGGCGATGAGCGCGGTTTTTTCTACGAAAGCTTTAACGAAAAGGCTTTCCTGAAAGAGACAGGCGTCACCACCACCTTTGTGCAGGATAACCATTCGAAGTCTGCCAAAGGCGTGCTTCGCGGATTGCATTATCAGATCCAGCAACCACAGGGCAAACTGGTGCGGGTGATTGCGGGTGAAGTATTTGACGTGGCTGTCGATCTCCGCCGCACCTCACCGACATTCGGCAAATGGGTGGGCGAATTCCTGAGCGCGAACAATAAACGCCAGATGTGGGTGCCGCCGGGATTCGCCCATGGCTTTCTGGTCGTGTCCGATTACGCAGAGTTTCTGTACAAGACCACAGATTACTGGGCACCGGAATTCGAACGCAGCATTGCCTGGGATGACCCCGACCTCGGCATCGAATGGCCGCTGGAAATGCCGCCGATTTTATCGGGCAAGGACCAGAAGGCCGTTCGCTTCAATGAAGCTGAGTTATTTGATTAACCCGTTGCTACAGTTCTCTGACCACCCACTTCAGGCCGCTATCGTCGGGATGCGGCTTGATGGTGAAGGCAAGCTTTTTCATCAGCCCCAGCATGGCGGTATTGGACGATAAAATCTCGCCTTCCATGGTCTGCAGGCCTTTGTCACGGGCGGCATCAAAGAGCGCCGTCATCAGCAAGGCACCCAATCCCTTCCCCTGCCATTGATCGCCGATAGAAATGGCAAATTCGCACGTCTTGCGATCGGGATTGATGGTGTAACGGGATACACCGGCCATGCGTTCTTCTCCGTCCACAGTCACCGTTGCAACGAGCGCCATTTCACGGGCGTAATCAAGCTGGGTAAAGCGTACCAGCATGACCGGCGAGAGTTGTTTCAGTGTGCTCATAAAGCGGTTGAAGCGGCTTTCCTCGGACAAATCCTCGGTCACAAATCGTTGCAGCTCATCGGCATCTTCCGGGCGAATCGGCCTGAATACACACGGCGAGCCATCCTTGAGTGTGCCCTGACGGATCAAATGGCTCGGCCAGGGATGAATCGCCATGTGTTCGTAGCGCTCCATGCCCTCAGGCTGCGAGGCAACGATCACGCTGGCATCCACTGCCACAACGCCATGCTCATCCACAATCAGCGGATTGAGATCGAGCTGTGCAATTTCCGGTAGCTCGCACACCATTTCCGACACGCGCACCAGCACATCGGCCACGGCTTCGATATTGGCCGGCGGCAGATTGCGGAAGGCATGCAATGCCTTCACGATGCGGGTGCGTCTGATCAGGGAGTGCGCGATATCTTCATTAATCGGCGGCAAGGTAACGGCGACATCGCCAAAGACTTCCACCGCAATCCCGCCTGCGCCGAAGGCAATCACCGGACCAAATACCGGATCGCGGCTGACCCCGATCATCAGTTCGCGGGCATGTCGTCGGCCATGCATGGCCTGAACCAGTAAGCCATGCACAGAACCTGCAGGCAAGCACGCGTCCATCCGCGCCAGCATATCTGCGGCAACTTCGCGCACCTGATCTGCATTGCGCAGATTGAGCGCGACCGCATCAATATCGGTTTTATGGATCAGGTCGTCAGCGTCTACTTTCAGCGCTACCGGAAAACCAACAGTGCTGGCGGACATGGCTGCTGAATCGGCATCGGCAGCAAATGCAGTGGTGACAAAGGGAATCTTGAACGCCCGCATCAGCGACAGGGTTTCCGAAGCATTCAACAAGGTACGGCCTTGCGCAAGGGCTTCGCGAATGCGCTTGCGGGCAGTCGTTACATCCGGCTCACTACGTAGATCGAGCGGGCCGGGCGTTTGCAAACTCAGCTTCTGAATGTACTGGTACAGTGCCAGGCTGGCGAAGGCTTCGATCGCATACTCGGGGGTGGAGAACCAGGCCATTTTTGCTTCGGCCAATAGTCGGCGTGATTGCGCTACGCGCTTGTCACCCAGCCAGACCAGCATCAGTAATTTGCCGTATTTCGCCTTCAGATCAATCATCGCCTGTGCAGTGGCAATGTGATCCGTGCCTGCTTGCGGGGTATAGATCACCAGCACGCCATCGACCTTGCTGTCTTGCAGGCAGGCTTCGGTGGCGGCAAGAAAGCGTTCAGGCGGTGCATCGCCGAGTAAATCCACCGGATTGGCGTGATTCCCTACCTCGGGCAGGATCTCGTTCAGGCGGGCAATGGTTTCATCACTGAGTTTGGGGCATTCGATCTGCATGTCGCGCGCACGATCAAGTGCCATGCGCCCCGTGCCGTAGCCATTGGAAATGATCGCTAGCTTGCGACCGGAGGTGCGGTAGTTGGCGGCCAGCATGCGCGCAGCAATATTGAGCTGCGCCATGGTATTCACCCGCAGCACGCCGACGCGGCGCATGGCGGCATCGAAGGCATCATCACTGCTGATCAGCTTACCCGCATGGGTGCGCGCACCTTCCGCCCAGCCATTCCCGCGACCGACTTTCATCGCCACCACGGGTTTGACACGGCCAGCGGCACGCACGGCACTCATAAAGGTACGTGCTTCACCAATATCTTCGAGGTAAAGCAAGATCCCGCGTGTATGCCCGTCATGCGCCAGAAAATCGAGAATCTCACCAAAATTGACGTCGGCTGCGGCCCCCAGCGAGATGACATGGGAAAACCCGACATCGTGAGCCTCCGCCCAATCGAGCATCGCACTCGCGACCGCACTGGATTGCGATACCAGCGCCAGATTGCCGGGCTTGATGCGCCCTTCGTAGTTCAGGGCGACGAGTCCATCTGAGGGTTTGGCCAGCCCCAGCAGATTGGGGCCGAGCAGTCGAATCTTGAGCTTGGCGGCCAGCGCCTTGGCCGCTTCGAGGATCGGGCGATTGTGGCGATCTAGCGCCACAAAATCACGGGAGATAATGAGCACGTGGCGCACACCCGCCTTGCCGCACTCTTCTACGAGTCCGAGCAGAGTACTGGCAGGCGTCGTGATGATAGCCAGATCGACCGGGCCATCGGGCAGATCGCCCAGACGATGCCAGACTTTATGATCGAAGACTTTGCTGTGGCGAAGGTTGACGCCGTAGAGTCGCCCTTTGAATGGCGCATCCAGCAAATTGCGATATACGCGGCTGCCAACCGAGCCTGCCGTTTCCGATGCGCCAATCACGGCGACGGACTGCGGCTGAAACAAGGGGGCAAGATAATGCGCCTTCATGGCACTCCAGTGATCCATGATCGGGCTCCACAGGCAAATCAACGAGGTACGCGGCAGACCCTCTTCCGCCGACTGTCGCCGAAAACACCGGGCGACACGCTATGAAGTGTAGTGGCTTTGCAGCGATTCGCCTTGTGCTGGATCAGAGGTTGTACTTGACCCAGCGCATCCACTGACTGAAAAGCTGCGGGTCAAGCCCCGCGATTACGGAGCGCTGCCACACGTCGTCATCCCAGTAATCGTCGTGATAGAGGCTGGTCATCTGTCCGCCTGCTTCCGCCAGAATCAGGCATCCGGCAGCGTAATCCCACAGCTTCTGACCACCATGTACATACACATCAAGGCGACCTGCAGCCAGAAAGCACCAATCAAGGGTGGAAGCGCCAAAGTTGCGCTGGCTACCATACGGTGCAATCGCGGCAAGGCGCTGCGGCAGACGGCCCCCCAGCCATTTCACTTCAACGCCCGCAACTGCATCCGACATCGCGGGTACGTGTTTCTTCAGTGGCAGCCGCTGACCATTCATCCATG
This genomic interval carries:
- the rfbC gene encoding dTDP-4-dehydrorhamnose 3,5-epimerase — its product is MLITATRIPDVLVLDPKVFGDERGFFYESFNEKAFLKETGVTTTFVQDNHSKSAKGVLRGLHYQIQQPQGKLVRVIAGEVFDVAVDLRRTSPTFGKWVGEFLSANNKRQMWVPPGFAHGFLVVSDYAEFLYKTTDYWAPEFERSIAWDDPDLGIEWPLEMPPILSGKDQKAVRFNEAELFD
- the bioF gene encoding 8-amino-7-oxononanoate synthase, which gives rise to METPHPLLDALAEDLHQRQINHTYRQRKILSSPQHVHVEVDGQSRLNFCSNDYLGLANHPDLIAAQVAALNEAGSGSGASHLVCGHHQLHAQLEQDLADCVGMPAALTFATGYMANLGVIAALVGRGDAVFADRLNHASLNDACILSRADFKRFRHNDLGDLERLLRDAPARRKLIVVDAVYSMDGDCAPLADLLMLAERYQAWLYVDDAHGFGVLGGGRGSLAEAKIQSPQLIYMATLGKAAGCSGAFVAGETVLIDWLINHAHTAIYTTAVPPANAAAGIAALRLIRQSPARIQSLHDNIGYFRAQMAGLQLDLMSSHTAIQPVLMPSSEQALAASKLLWERGLWVSAIRPPTVATPRLRITLSAAHSRDDIDQLIGTLKDIV
- the secB gene encoding protein-export chaperone SecB, with the translated sequence MSDQQVQQPIFQIEKIYVKDMSLEVPNAPSVYLEATQPEVEMQIHTEAQPLDEGFFESTVTVTVTAKAGDKTHFLVEVAQAGIFQLRNIPNQDLEPLLAVSCPNILFPYVRETVSDVVSRAGFPPILLAPINFEALYVQRQAQQADAQEAPATIQ
- a CDS encoding NAD(P)-dependent glycerol-3-phosphate dehydrogenase, translating into MKIAVLGAGAWGTALAIHFARFHAVSLWSRDAQQASSLQSDRENTRYLKGATFPDSLTVTSDLIAATSASDLILVVTPMSGLRPSLTSLVALNVTTPVLWACKGLEASTMLLGHQIADAILPASQARGVLTGPSFAQEVAAGLPAALTLASEDGEFAADMAAKLHSNKVRIYSSTDIVGAEIGGAVKNVMAIAAGVSDGLKLGHNARAAMVTRGLAEIIRFGTALGAQASTFTGLSGLGDLLLTCTGDLSRNRRLGLMLAEGKSLEQILEALGHVAEGVPTAREVLRQAAQLGVDMPITAAVCAMLFDSVSAKDAVDGLMARMQRDEGR
- the grxC gene encoding glutaredoxin 3, with product MMPHVLMYSTAVCPYCIRAEQLLARKGITDIEKIRVDLMPDRREEMMTRTGRRTVPQIYIGETHVGGFDDLAALDHAGKLDALLSQS
- the bioH gene encoding pimeloyl-ACP methyl ester esterase BioH, which produces MSLYIDTRGRGDDVVLIHGWGIHGAVWERIADALAAAYCVHIVDLPGCGHSEMIEPYTLPGLAGALDRHFPLPVHVLGWSLGGAVGVTWAQHQPEKVRSLTLCASSPAFMQRADWQCATPESTLSQFASSLASDYAATLDMFLGLQVMGSKEGRGVLRTLQAHLATRPIPQRAALMAGLDILRDADLRSQIPSLSCPMLLQYGDRDRMTPPEAGHWLQANTGAEMVMHEGAGHAPFISHEAAFIEAQLAFWARH
- a CDS encoding bifunctional acetate--CoA ligase family protein/GNAT family N-acetyltransferase, whose amino-acid sequence is MDHWSAMKAHYLAPLFQPQSVAVIGASETAGSVGSRVYRNLLDAPFKGRLYGVNLRHSKVFDHKVWHRLGDLPDGPVDLAIITTPASTLLGLVEECGKAGVRHVLIISRDFVALDRHNRPILEAAKALAAKLKIRLLGPNLLGLAKPSDGLVALNYEGRIKPGNLALVSQSSAVASAMLDWAEAHDVGFSHVISLGAAADVNFGEILDFLAHDGHTRGILLYLEDIGEARTFMSAVRAAGRVKPVVAMKVGRGNGWAEGARTHAGKLISSDDAFDAAMRRVGVLRVNTMAQLNIAARMLAANYRTSGRKLAIISNGYGTGRMALDRARDMQIECPKLSDETIARLNEILPEVGNHANPVDLLGDAPPERFLAATEACLQDSKVDGVLVIYTPQAGTDHIATAQAMIDLKAKYGKLLMLVWLGDKRVAQSRRLLAEAKMAWFSTPEYAIEAFASLALYQYIQKLSLQTPGPLDLRSEPDVTTARKRIREALAQGRTLLNASETLSLMRAFKIPFVTTAFAADADSAAMSASTVGFPVALKVDADDLIHKTDIDAVALNLRNADQVREVAADMLARMDACLPAGSVHGLLVQAMHGRRHARELMIGVSRDPVFGPVIAFGAGGIAVEVFGDVAVTLPPINEDIAHSLIRRTRIVKALHAFRNLPPANIEAVADVLVRVSEMVCELPEIAQLDLNPLIVDEHGVVAVDASVIVASQPEGMERYEHMAIHPWPSHLIRQGTLKDGSPCVFRPIRPEDADELQRFVTEDLSEESRFNRFMSTLKQLSPVMLVRFTQLDYAREMALVATVTVDGEERMAGVSRYTINPDRKTCEFAISIGDQWQGKGLGALLMTALFDAARDKGLQTMEGEILSSNTAMLGLMKKLAFTIKPHPDDSGLKWVVREL